Genomic DNA from Prunus persica cultivar Lovell chromosome G1, Prunus_persica_NCBIv2, whole genome shotgun sequence:
TCTTGTGCTGTGAGCAATGAGCATGTTGCAATTTGTAAACCACGCGACACATTGTGCAATGCATTCGATGGTATATCTGTTTCATCCTGAACGCTGCGTAGAAGAGCTGAAAAAACAGACATTTTTGTGGCACCCTTCTTTTGAAGTGATTTTATTGTACTATGGTAGTATGGTTATGTGGTATTAAAACCAATCAGTCCCAAAATTGGAGCGTTCCAAGAGCTATTGAATTAACACAGAAATTCAAAGATCGACCATGAAATCAAATTGACTTTCTTCcttcaattaaaaatgaaaaattcattttgttatCCGTTATAAtcttcaccaaaaaaataaggtAATAAATCAATTATTTGCCTTTAAAATGGAATAATTCAATTTGGGCCTGGTGTTTCTTTTGAACCAAAGGAGGAAATTGAGCCGCAGAACAGAACATTTACACACCCAATAAGTACGTCAAAGGATGGCCACgagtttttggaggaaattgggCCAGGAGTTTTGTATAGATTTAAAATAGTTTCGGCTACCTttcaaactgaaaaacaaaacaagagtcatttccataattttttttttaatgttgctatatattttttattattctttaaatgatttttcaatgtctttctcaaatCAAGAGGTCTCGTGCCGGAGACATTCACAAATGTAACAAGTCTATTGGCTAGATGAGTCCTAGTTCGAAGggtaattgaaaaagaaaagccatGAAAATTAGTACATAAAAGAATAGATATTATCAACAAGTCGTCTTAGAAATCTATCcacaaaaaaaaccacaagCACCATTCCAAACGTGTCCCCCTCACTACAaacattattatttgtttgggATATGAGAATCCAAGCATCGTGCCTATAAAGGAGCGGCATATTTCTTTCGGCCGAGCTCTAATTTCTTTTGGTCAAACGCGCTATTGacttttttttaccaaaagaaaaaagttggaagaaaaaaaaaccaacggCAAGAAGACAGTTTATGATTCAACGCTCACCAATCAGGAGCATAGCTCGATGGTTATTAGGGGAGAAAACGCGTTTTGTTTGGGAGTTACCGCTAATTCGGTATCCGTACTGCATATTCAACCGCTTTCTTTTTCcgagtattttattttttttttttttattttgctccTCGTGCTCTTATCTCTATAAGTTCAAAAATAGGGGATAATATTATTTCTCGTGCTCTTTTTTACTGAATTAAATTTGTTGGCTAGTATCACATTGTTTTGACATGACATTTATATAAGGTTAATATTATGTCGATATTGTCAATATTGTTCACATGTTATGGTAATAATGCTATTTTGAAGCGAACGTGAGTTAGGTCAGTTAATCAGGGTAGTGCACCCAATGCCTTCGCTAAAATTCGAGTCCCTTTCCACataataaattagtaattcagactatcacttgtatataaaataaaataaaataatgctaTTTGACAATAATAATAGTGTATTAGTGTTCCCAAGTAAAAATGTTTAAACTATGATATTATAAATTAGTATACAACGTATATGCTCCCACTATATATTAAGCTTAACCCACCTTACTCTCTCCCATGCATTCCCAAAATCCATTGCTAGAATCATAACCTGGATTCAACGCCATGAACTTTTCGCTGACTTCAAGCCTAAACAGTGTAGCTCTACCTaaaccttttctttctcacaGCCATAGACACGACCACCACCATGAACGCAAACCCACTATTAAGCTGTCTTTAATTACATGCAGATCAGCCACTAATTACGAGTCATCATTTACTTATAAGGTGAAGGATGGAGAAAATGAGAGCACCAATTTCTACAAGCTGCTTAGTCTAAATCCCAATATTAATACAAGCAAAGATGAGATAAAGAAAGCTTATAGAAGCATGGCTCTTCGATATCATCCAGACGTTTGCCAtgatccttccatttcttccaCCAAGGAATTTGTTCGACTGAATCAGGCTTACAAGACGCTATCGGATCCGGTGTTGCGCGAAGAATACGATTACGAATTGGGTTTGAAAATTTGTGTTGGTACTACTAGGGTTGGTTTCAAGATGGATAATATAAGAAACCATGGCGTTGGTGCAGCACAAAATAGATGGCGACAACAAGTTCTTGAGTTGAAGAGGAAGTCCAACTGCCGTATGGCACAGAAGGAAGGGTCGTGGGCAAGCAGAATGAGGAGGGCTCATAATATTTCTACCATGGACTAGCTTTGCTTTTGCACGAGATATGATTTTAGCACTCCAAAAATTACTTCTCACCCTTCTCGAAGCTCACAAACACGAGAAGTGTAAGGGGATTTAAGGGTTGTTTTTGGAGTGCCAAAATCATTCTTGCTTCTATAGAATTCATTGAGCTTCTctgattgttttttatttgatgtaAACGGGTGACCCCTTTTGTATGTTTTGTCTTTATTaaaatctcatttaattaattgattctGTAACATTTTTCTGCTGATTATGTACttgttttattctttatcaaaatttcatttcataaatTGATTCtgtaaaagtagaaaaacACAAGTCATAAACAGGTAATGCAAGTCTTGGATCAAAACTCTGAATCACTCTCTCCGCAACTAATTTTCATACATAATATTTCAAGAAATATTATGTGACGTTGGAGGTTCCTTGGCAAGCACCACAACGGTTGTGGAACTATAAATTCTAATATGAGTCTAAAGATCCATGGACATGTTTAAGATTTAATTAAGCTCTAATATGGTCTCTTGCTTCCGTTGCTttctttgcaattttttttattgttagtgGCTTAATGAACCTTGTAAACTCAGATATCCTTCATCCAGTTTTAGCAATGTGGAGTGGAGATTTCTCTCATATCAACACAACTTCACGATGGAGATCATGGCTAAAGTCTATCTTATATACACAACCACACATATGAAAGGAGAAAACCTATGGTCGAAAATGGTGGTGTTGGGTCTTCCTTTGGGCTCATTTGAGTTGTTGTCATACAACACTCAATCCTTTGGCCCAATAGGTATCTAGGCTTTATCATTTTTAGCTAATTGTACTTCAAAGTCAAATTAGAGTTCACCGTCAAATTAATTTCACGATTAACAATTtaatcatgattcatgacTTAGAACGTTTTGGATCCGTATCAATGGCCAATTTCCGTTAGATCTTATAAGAGAAGGTTCTATGGGAACAAAAAGGTGTATTACGAGCACACATAAGATAAACAAGCTACTCGTGAGTTTTGCAAGCCGAACATACTAAACCTCAAGCTTagcttgttttgtttatattaCAATTGAGCCATGCTCAGACAAGCCAAATTCGAGCCAAGCCCTATACAAGCTCGAGCTTTATGGAGTCACTTGACAACCTTACTTAAGACACAATTTCTTTCACAATTTGGCAGGAGGAAAGAGTTTAATCACTGCATGCTTATCTTTCTTGATAAATTAATCTAGCATGCCTTACTTATAGGTTGAACCCTTTACAGTCTACCCTCTTTCTCGATATCCAAATTCTAGCAGTCGTTAGCAGAAGTAGAGATAGGGGGAGGTAGGAATGGACCTTCAACCCTaggcagaaagaaaaaaactgctAGGCAGAAAAGGAGAGgggaagaacaaaaagaaatatcacAAGTATATCAACATTGTAGTCGTTTGTTGGAGAACCTTCAACCCTGGCTTGTGGATCGAATTAATCAAGGTTCTTCGTGATGGGGAGCAAATGTAAGGATTGCATCTGCAactgaaagaaaaatcttGCCCTTTCCAATCAATTCAACAAATTCCGATGCATGGATCTTGTCCATCACCACTGTCCCCGGATTTGCTAAAGCAAGCTgtaaaataaccaaaattaaatttgcaATATCAACTCATAATTTCTTTTGTGgaatttatttctttcctaGTATTCCAAGGCTAGGCATGTTTGGTGACTGAACtcggattggattggatcatATTGAATTGAAGAGGATAATACTAATTCAATGATGTGTTTGGCGCGCACCACTTAATTAAGGAACCGAATTAATTGAAGTATATCCTAGTAGGAATATACATAATCCCACTCAACTTTCCACCTCTTTGGTGGGATTGATAATCCTAGTACAGTTGGGTGTAGCAGAATTAGACATAATCTAATCCAGGTTGTTTTTAGGCCACCAAGGACCTCACTAGAATTATTGTAAATTCTATGCACTCATATAATCCAGCGCAACAAACGAACCTTAATTTAGCAATATTGTCGAATCAGTTAATTTTCAGCTAGCATGCCTAACTTCATACCGAAGCCACTTCTAAATTGCAATAAATTGTAAGAAATGGATTTACctcaatctctctcttctgAAGACTTCTGTATAACTCTTCCAAGGCATGAATGCCACTAGTGTCGATGTCAGTGACAGCTGAGAAAGATGAAAAGCaatgaattaataataaaCCAAAAATGGAGCTTAATATTGTAAGCTTGAGTTGTGGAAAAAATTAGAATTCACATACGCGACATTTCAACAATAAGGTGCTCGATTTTGGGTAGACTATTTTGCTttagttcttcttcttcgtctgtGACCCATCTCAATATTCTGCAACAAATTAGTTAGTTAGTGTCAATTAGTACTATTGTTAGACGTATATTGCTAAACTATATGAATCTGGATTAAGATTTAGGCGAGAACTAATATGATCAACGATCCAGATTCATAGTCTGCCAACACAAATACGCGGCAAATTAATCTATGCATCCGTACCATACATACCTCTCTTTGATATAGTTGGAGTTGGAGAAATAAATTGCAGAGTCAACTCTAATAATGAGAATGCCAGGAATTTGTGTGGCATTGGGATACTGTAGAATGTTTCTGTAAACATTAGTCCTTGGGAGCTTTCCAAGCAGCGCGGTCCGTGGCCTTGTGACTTGCAAGAGAATTTTGGCAAAGGAAATGGAGACAGCGATCAAAAGACCGATCTCCACGGAAATGAAAACGACTCCGAAGAAGGCTCCCATGCAAGCGACAAAGTCAAGTTTGTCGATCTTCCAGATGAGCTTCATGGCCTCGAAATCAATCAAGCCAATCACTGCGGAAATGATGATGGAAGCCAGAATGGCGTTGGGCGTGTACTTGAAGAGGGGCGTAATGAGTTCCAGAGTGAGAAGGACCACCAGAGACATGATGATGTTTGAGACCGCAGTGTGGCAGCCGGCCATGTAATTGACGGCAGAGCGGGAGAAGGAGCCGGTGGCAACGTAGCAGGATGTCAAGGAACCAATAATGTTCATGGTTCCCAATGCCACCATTTCTTTGTTTCCATCCAGCTGATAGTCCTTCATCCCGGCAAATGTTCTTCCAATTGCAATAGCTTCCTGCAAAGTTGTTCAACGGACACATGTTCACTATAATTACTTGTTGCATCAAAGTTAATTTGATCGGTGCAAGCTTACCGTCAAGGCTATCATGCCCGCCACAACACCAATCCTGAAGCCTTTGATAACGTTGTCTCCAGtgaaataaattaaatcaGCAGAAGCTGGGTTTATGCCCTTCCTTATTTTACTCACCTGAAATAACAGAAGGATTAATATATGTTTATGTGACAACTGAGAAAACTTAAATATACATTAAAAACAGGAAAAGCTACTCACAATTGCAACACCTTCCTTGTCTGCACGGGtgatataaacaaaaaaggtgGAGACAATAACGGAGATCAAAGGTGCAATTGCAGGCACCCAAAACAATTTCGTCTTCTTTTTACCCTGcatcagcagcagcatcaGTATTCGCATgcttgaataaattaattaatccaTGATTAATTAGTgaatatatacttttttttataaaaaaatagactTACGATGTACTTGGTCAACAGAAGAAAAGCCAAGAATGAGACTCCAATTAGTATAGTCTGCCAGTTCCACTGTAAGATTAAAACAGAGCGGCAAAATTAATATGATGttcatcaaataaataaataatcattGACATGGGAATTAAATTATGAGTACCCCATGATGTGCAGCGGTAATTACTGAACGCATGACAGAAACAATATCAGTCTTCTTGGTAAAATTCTTGATGCCGAGTAATCCTTTAAGCTGTTGAAGGGCAATGGTAATGGCAGCTCCACCCATAAACCCAACAATGGAAGCATGAGACagaaaatcaatcaagaagcCCAACCTGGAAAATGCcatagataaataaataaataaaattttaatttttatatccTACATGTATATAAAATCACTGTGATATATATCAGTTCATATATACCTGCAAAATCCTAAAGTGAGTTGTGTGACTCCCGCAAAGAATGTAGCAGTTAAAGTAAGCCGTAGATAGTCATGGGCATTCTTAGTAGGATCAACCTCATTCTGCACCATAGTCCCAAGCAACAGAGACACCACGGCCACTGGCCCGATCGCAATGTCCCTCGAGCTGCCCATGAACGCGTAAACAAGAGGCGGCACGAAACTACTGTCTGCGTGACACATGACAGGCGTATTATTTTGTATCAATAAATAATCACATCGGAAATTTAAAGCCTTGCATAACTAGTACATAGCTACTGTCTGTGGGTCAGATGCTCTAAATCTATCAAATATAACTAacataataaagaaaattgaacAGGGAAAGGATTAGAAGCACTCACATAAGCCATTCTGACCAGGCAGATAGGCAAGCTTTGCATATCCAAGATCCTGAGGAATGCAGAGGCTTGCAATGGTAAGTCCAGCGATGAGGTCTCCTCTGAACTTAGTAAGGTTGTAGTCCCTGGCCCACCGAAGTATGGGGAAAAGGGCTTCAAGGCCAAGCAGAATCTTCCTCCTCTTTGTTTGGTCTTTGAAAGGACGCAAGGGCTCATCTGAAAAGAAAGTTTCTTTCACGGTCGCACGGAATTCCTTGAACAGGTTTTGCTTTGCCGGCACTCCAACTTTATGAACCTGATGCTGATGAGGATATGGCTGCTCCTGCTGCAATGTCGGATTAACTTGCCGATTCGACGAAGGTCCGCTTCTGATGTCAGCCTCCTTTCCCACCTCATCGTCGTCGCTGATTCGCTTACTCATTGTGCTCCACTTCTACAACAAAGCTCCCCTGTTACAgttcaaacacaaatttagaGCATAGAAATGTCAATGCACATAACGATAAGATTCATTAAGTCAAGTCGTGCAAGCCAGAACGTATATGTTTCTAACAAACTGATTATGTTGTCAGACTGTAAATCTGTACCGTACGTTCTAGCATAGGAGGCAGATagtatgaaaaagaaagcagTTATCTGCTGATAAAGATAGATAGTTACCAGGCAAAATCAAACAGGAACTCTCAGATTTTCTTGCTTTAGAAAGTGATTATATTTAGCTATGGAAAGCTCTTGCATGCTCATATTTATAGAGCTTTGAAAAGGAATGCAAGTCAAATCCAAAGAGCTGAAAGGAGTATCAAGATATGATATTCAAGCATGATATTATAGTTTACAAGTAACCCCAATGGCCGAGTATTCTCAAGTCGacattaaacaaaacaaaaacgaaaaaaaaaatacaaagcaaacttggaatttttttataaccaTTGACTTAACATATATACACTAACAGGTTGCGCTGTTAATCCGATAGTTGGCATAGACTATACCCGCATCCAATCATCCAGCTATGTTGACTTTGAGATCCCATTACTGAGTTGATCCTCTGCATCAACCATACAAAGTGGCCTTTTTGCTAGCTAAAGCCTAAAAGTCTATGATTTGCACTTTCACTTATGAATTGAAAAGTCTAAACCAATCTGGTTTGCCCACCTGAAAGTATACCTTCCCTGTTTTTAgtcttcttttcttattatCTTTAACaggagaaagagaaatgatTTCGCACAATAGGTTGAAAAGTCTGATGGAGATCATTTGAGGGGTTTCCAAGCAAGCCATTGAACTCAGAAAAAGCAAATAGAAAAAAGCTAGCCAATGaaatcacaaaaacaaatccaaaaaagaaacaaagaaaacccaagaaaagaataataatgaaaCTCCTCTATTAATTTTAAGcga
This window encodes:
- the LOC18792910 gene encoding chaperone protein dnaJ 20, chloroplastic; its protein translation is MNFSLTSSLNSVALPKPFLSHSHRHDHHHERKPTIKLSLITCRSATNYESSFTYKVKDGENESTNFYKLLSLNPNINTSKDEIKKAYRSMALRYHPDVCHDPSISSTKEFVRLNQAYKTLSDPVLREEYDYELGLKICVGTTRVGFKMDNIRNHGVGAAQNRWRQQVLELKRKSNCRMAQKEGSWASRMRRAHNISTMD
- the LOC18793194 gene encoding sulfate transporter 1.3; protein product: MSKRISDDDEVGKEADIRSGPSSNRQVNPTLQQEQPYPHQHQVHKVGVPAKQNLFKEFRATVKETFFSDEPLRPFKDQTKRRKILLGLEALFPILRWARDYNLTKFRGDLIAGLTIASLCIPQDLGYAKLAYLPGQNGLYSSFVPPLVYAFMGSSRDIAIGPVAVVSLLLGTMVQNEVDPTKNAHDYLRLTLTATFFAGVTQLTLGFCRLGFLIDFLSHASIVGFMGGAAITIALQQLKGLLGIKNFTKKTDIVSVMRSVITAAHHGWNWQTILIGVSFLAFLLLTKYIGKKKTKLFWVPAIAPLISVIVSTFFVYITRADKEGVAIVSKIRKGINPASADLIYFTGDNVIKGFRIGVVAGMIALTEAIAIGRTFAGMKDYQLDGNKEMVALGTMNIIGSLTSCYVATGSFSRSAVNYMAGCHTAVSNIIMSLVVLLTLELITPLFKYTPNAILASIIISAVIGLIDFEAMKLIWKIDKLDFVACMGAFFGVVFISVEIGLLIAVSISFAKILLQVTRPRTALLGKLPRTNVYRNILQYPNATQIPGILIIRVDSAIYFSNSNYIKERILRWVTDEEEELKQNSLPKIEHLIVEMSPVTDIDTSGIHALEELYRSLQKREIELALANPGTVVMDKIHASEFVELIGKGKIFLSVADAILTFAPHHEEP